The following are encoded together in the Acanthochromis polyacanthus isolate Apoly-LR-REF ecotype Palm Island chromosome 14, KAUST_Apoly_ChrSc, whole genome shotgun sequence genome:
- the LOC127537208 gene encoding uncharacterized protein LOC127537208, with translation MVEEKMSMAADEELSQPSTSEEGAGKEDQPTLVHPWPYLEDFFDITGCKNNSFRMQCKLCAPKYHELMAFKNSPSNLKKHIEKKHPTHLERYKQLTSASLKRKTSAEDSLAPPSKQTKLWETRKVSQASVDKLVLKFIVQGLHPPHIVQQQGFIDLVKHLQPNTNVMTRNTVVNKVTNAAVEMKSKLKAALSEIEFIATTTDCWTAHCRSFIGVTAHWFNSQTMQRFCAALGCKQLKGSHTFSALASALNEIHTEFNIRDKIIRTTTDNGSNFLKAFRVYGKTDKNNNPEPVGERAEEEDDGGQNDDTDEEEESIEGVEFVDTGALLDKDDYLEYQLPKHHRCACHLLNLVSTVDASKAEDNPLYKRISRSTFAKCSSLWNKSSRTTIASEVIKDHCTLQLIRPVATRWNSFFSAAERIVRITREQGEGALAAVCSKLDIQKFTPVELAFLAEYVKTMSPVAKAVDVLQGETSVQMGWLLPTITLLKTKLQNLQVTSKFCEPLIAALLSGIEKRFGEMLADPELIAAAILVPKFKTCWTNDENILKLGLDYIKSHLSCQERNPVSEGSLSSEEEDFFSSLKKTGPLEKTQQLDAYLGCPGDMTEVMKSFPAVCHLSLKLNTALPASAACERLFSVAGLIFRPRRACIGSVNFENQLLLRLNKDYW, from the exons ATGGTGGAAGAGAAAATGTCCATGGCGGCAGACGAGGAGCTTTCCCAACCAAGCACCAGTGAGGAGGGTGCAGGCAAGGAAGACCAACCAACCCTTGTTCATCCCTGGCCTTATCTGGAGGATTTTTTTGATATAACAGGATGcaaaaacaactcttttcgCATGCAATGCAAACTGTGCGCACCGAAGTACCACGAGCTAATGGCTTTCAAAAACTCACCATCAAATTTAAAGAAGCATATTGAG AAGAAACACCCTACTCATCTGGAGAGGTACAAGCAACTCACTTCAGCATCCCTCAAAAGGAAGACATCAGCTGAAGATTCTTTGGCCCCACCCTCCAAACAAACCAAGCTGTGGGAGACTCGTAAAGTTTCCCAGGCAAGTGTGGACAAATTAGTTCTCAAATTCATTGTCCAAGGCTTGCACCCACCGCACATTGTTCAGCAACAGGGCTTCATTGATCTTGTGAAACATCTTCAGCCAAATACAAATGTCATGACACGCAATACTGTTGTCAACAAAGTCACAAATGCCGCTGttgaaatgaaaagcaaactGAAAGCGGCCCTTAGTGAAATTGAGTtcatagcaacaacaacagactgCTGGACAGCACACTGTCGCAGTTTCATTGGTGTCACAGCGCACTGGTTTAACTCCCAGACCATGCAGAGATTCTGTGCTGCCCTGGGATGCAAGCAACTTAAAGGGtcacacacattttctgcaCTGGCTAGTGCCCTAAATGAAATTCACACAGAATTCAATATCAGAGACAAGATCATTCGCACTACAACTGACAATGGATCGAACTTCCTGAAAGCCTTCAGAGTTTATGGGAAGACTGACAAGAACAACAATCCTGAACCTGTAGGAGAGCGTGCTGAAGAAGAGGACGATGGTGGCCAAAATGATGATactgatgaagaagaagaaagcattGAGGGTGTTGAATTTGTTGATACTGGAGCCCTTTTGGACAAAGATGACTACTTGGAATATCAACTACCCAAGCACCATCGCTGCGCCTGCCACCTCCTCAATCTGGTGTCCACAGTTGATGCTTCAAAAGCAGAGGACAACCCATTGTACAAGCGCATATCAAGGTCCACATTTGCCAAATGCTCTAGCCTGTGGAACAAAAGTTCAAGAACAACCATCGCATCTGAAGTGATTAAAGACCACTGCACACTCCAACTGATAAGGCCTGTTGCTACAAGGTGGAATTCATTCTTCTCCGCTGCGGAAAGAATTGTGAGAATAACAAGAGAACAAGGTGAAGGAGCACTTGCAGCTGTCTGCAGTAAGCTGGATATACAAAA GTTTACTCCAGTGGAACTTGCATTTCTTGCAGAATATGTGAAGACAATGAGCCCAGTGGCCAAGGCAGTGGATGTTCTTCAGGGAGAAACCAGTGTGCAGATGGGATGGCTGCTCCCCACCATAACTCTACTAAAGACCAAGCTCCAGAACCTTCAGGTCACCTCCAAGTTTTGTGAGCCTTTGATTGCTGCACTTCTTTCTGGCATTGAAAAACGCTTCGGAGAAATGCTTGCAGATCCAGAGCTGATAGCCGCAGCCATTCTGGTTCCCAAATTTAAAACCTGCTGGACAAATGATGAAAACATCTTGAAACTTG GCCTTGACTACATAAAAAGCCACTTGAGCTGTCAGGAAAGGAATCCTGTCTCTGAGGGCTCCCTGTCATCTGAGGAAGAGGActtcttttcctccttaaaGAAGACTGGCCCCCTTGAAAAGACCCAGCAGCTGGATGCATACCTGGGGTGCCCAGGAGACATGACAGAGGTGATGAAGTCCTTCCCAGCTGTGTGCCACCTATCACTGAAGCTTAATACGGCACTCCCTGCCTCAGCAGCCTGTGAAAGACTGTTCAGTGTTGCAGGGCTGATCTTCAGGCCAAGAAGAGCGTGCATTGGCTCAGTAAACTTTGAGAACCAGCTACTTTTGCGGCTGAACAAAGACTATTGGTAA